GGATATTTTTCCTGCGAAAATGTAAGCGCTTCAGACAGGCTCAGCCCCAGATTCATTCGCTGTTCTACATGGGCAAATTCATGACCCAGAGGTACAGCCGAATCACTGGCTACAGACTTGACTGCTTGAGGCACGCTATGACCACTGCGCAAGACCGAGACCATAAGATCGATAGCATCAGGTAATTGTTGCTGAAAGCGCTGGCGCAGGCTGGCAGCTCTTATCTGCAAATAAATCACGGGTCCAATCAAGACTGCCAGTGCTGCCAACAGACAAAAATACCAGGGCAGATCAAACAACATCCCGGTCAATGCCACTACCAGGGCACCAATCACAGTGCTTTGATATAAATCATTGCCAATACTTTCTAGGTCGGTAACAACCAAAAGCGTTTTATAAAACTGCGGCATCCAGAGCGTCATTTCACTTGCTGGACCTTTGTTTTTATTGTCTTTGATCAAGTTTAGATCAGCAGTGCTATCACGGTTATCGAGCACCTGACTGATGCGATTTTTAACTTGCCTCTGCCATTTAAGGCGCTTAGCTATGCGCGTGGCCACTATGCCAAGCACACAACAAATCACTATCAATGTGACAATCACTGTCGACATTAAATAGCATCCTCCTTAAATAGTTCCACAGGCAGCTCTATACCTTGCTCGGCAAAGCGGTTTGCCTTGGCCGGACGGATACCACAAGAGCGGTGATGGCCACCAAAGCTACCGTCTTCTTGTGAGCCAGTTTGTTTAAACTCAAAGATATCTTGCATGGAGATAACGCCCTCCTGCACTCCGGTTACCTCGCTAATGCTCACGACACGGCGGCGACCATCGCTGAGTCTCTTTACCTGCACCACCAGATCAAAAGCAGCACCAATTTGTTCGCGGATACTGCGCTGTGATAGCTCCACACCGCTGAGCAAAACCAGTGTCTCGATACGTGATAGAGCATCTCGGGCACTGTTGGCGTGCACTGTAGTGAGTGAGCCTTCGTGTCCAGTGTTCATCGCTTGCAACATATCCAGTGCCTCGGCACCACGTACTTCACCCAGGATGATGCGATCTGGCCGCATACGCAAAGCGTTCTTGACCAGTTCTCTTTGTTTTACAGCACCTTCACCCTCCACATTGGCAGGTCTTGATTCAAGCCTGATCACATGCCTTTGTTGCAAACGCAACTCAGCTGTATCTTCAATTGTGACGATACGCTCTGTGTTGGAGATATTGGCGGAGAGCACATTTAGCAAAGTAGTCTTACCAGCCGATGTACCACCGGATATAAGGATATTGAGTCTGGCTTTGACCGACCTCTTGAGAAAATCAGCCATAGGCTCAGTCAAAGCTCCGCGTCCGATTAAGTCCTCAAAGGCAAAAGGCACTGGTCTAAAACGACGAATCGAAAGCACCGGTCCATCAAGAGCCAGAGGTGGAATGATAGCGTTGACACGCGAGCCATCAGGCAACCTGGCGTCGACAATAGGAGATGACTCATCAATGCGACGACCAACACGAGAGACGATGCGATTGATTACATGCAAAAGATGCTTATCATCTTTGAAGTGAATCGAGGTCTCCACCAATTTGCCATCGCGGTCTACCCAGACACTACTGGCGCCATTGACAAGAATATCATTGACACTTTCGTCTGAAAGCAAGGGTTCGAGCGGTCCCAGACCAAGGGTTTCATAGAGTACTTCGCGACTGAGATTTTCTCTCTCTTGTGCTGATAAGGGCAAGCGCTCTTCATCAATTAAAACTTTGATGGTTTTGCTGATTGCTTCTTCTAGCTCAGTATCCCCAGCCATTTTAATCAATACATTGACATCGATATTATCAATTAGACGCTCATGGATACG
Above is a window of Candidatus Obscuribacter sp. DNA encoding:
- a CDS encoding CpaF family protein — translated: MSLRPAQREVKESEVNYDFKVRIHERLIDNIDVNVLIKMAGDTELEEAISKTIKVLIDEERLPLSAQERENLSREVLYETLGLGPLEPLLSDESVNDILVNGASSVWVDRDGKLVETSIHFKDDKHLLHVINRIVSRVGRRIDESSPIVDARLPDGSRVNAIIPPLALDGPVLSIRRFRPVPFAFEDLIGRGALTEPMADFLKRSVKARLNILISGGTSAGKTTLLNVLSANISNTERIVTIEDTAELRLQQRHVIRLESRPANVEGEGAVKQRELVKNALRMRPDRIILGEVRGAEALDMLQAMNTGHEGSLTTVHANSARDALSRIETLVLLSGVELSQRSIREQIGAAFDLVVQVKRLSDGRRRVVSISEVTGVQEGVISMQDIFEFKQTGSQEDGSFGGHHRSCGIRPAKANRFAEQGIELPVELFKEDAI
- a CDS encoding type II secretion system F family protein → MSTVIVTLIVICCVLGIVATRIAKRLKWQRQVKNRISQVLDNRDSTADLNLIKDNKNKGPASEMTLWMPQFYKTLLVVTDLESIGNDLYQSTVIGALVVALTGMLFDLPWYFCLLAALAVLIGPVIYLQIRAASLRQRFQQQLPDAIDLMVSVLRSGHSVPQAVKSVASDSAVPLGHEFAHVEQRMNLGLSLSEALTFSQEKYPLTELELIRRAVSIQTEVGGSLAELLEKTNGTLRQRLKLKRQIKVLTTQSRLTGFIVALLPLILGLALELLSPGYMEPLFQTDLGKMLLVLAAGLQVLGVFLMKKMTEVKA